Within the Arachis duranensis cultivar V14167 chromosome 10, aradu.V14167.gnm2.J7QH, whole genome shotgun sequence genome, the region CTAAGTAATATTTcctattaaataaaataatagaaggCTTTTGACCATTTACCACCGAGAAGAAATCACCATAAGGATACCAAACAGTGATTTTTTTATGATGTTACAAATACATGCAATTCATAAAAGTTGAACTTGGTCTACGCTAAAGAAAATTAGTTGAAACAAATCATAGATGATAAACTAGCAAGATCCATAAGGTGATtgcaaaattatataaatacacCTCAATAAAACGAAAGAAGTAAAGAATTCAACAATGTTATGTCTCATTAAACATCCACATATGCAAAAGCAGCAAAGCAAAGCACCAACCTGAAGAACCGCAGAACTGGTAACTAAATCTTGAGAGTCCACAACATCGACTATAGGAATTTGGGCAGCATCTTTGACAAGTTCCTTCCCAATGAAAGACATGTCAAATTCACACACGTTTTCCCAAAATGGAAGACTTGTGCCACCTTTTCCAAATCCTGCAACAAACTGAAAGGGAAATTGGAATAACTGAATTGTTAATACATCGACTGATAATAGATAACCCCTAAATAAAATATAGTGATGAGTGACGGGTGAAACTTACAATAGTTGCTGTGTCAGGAAGAATGGCACCTCCAGTCTTCAACCACCGGTCGCGTGCATAGAGCACAGAATCAAGCATGGATTCGTATAGCAGGCAATATCCCATCCATTCACTTAACAATACATCAACACTGTGAGGTTTAATTCCAACATTTTTGTCAATTTCTTCAACCATACCATGAATCACTTCTACCACTCCCTTTTGATGGCCATTCACACCACACTGGCTTTTATCCAGTAAGAGACCGTTATCTTTTGCAaccttaatttttaaaaaaatatattgaaggTGAAAAAACCAACAAGATATTGATTATAGCACTAAATGCATAGTTAAGGAGATATTGTGAGAAGTAATGTACAGAAAATGCATACCTGAGATGCTACTGCTGCCATCTTGGTACTAGCCTCAACTGCTATGACCCGTgatgcccctgcttgagctgcAAATAGGCTGAAGAATATACAAGTAAAATATGTCACAAAAAAATGATTGAGTTATCAAATAAGGTATACAAACACACAGACCCCAAAGCATACTTTATATTATCACACTAGCATTATGAATATCAACCAGATAATCACCCTGGGCATTGTAATGCCACCAAATATATGCAAACAAAAGCAGTCCACCCAGTAACCTAGCAGGACACATTGAGTATGAAATCTTGTACAATAGAAAGAAATATGTAATGTCATTACAGACATAAATAATATGAAAGATTAATTACCCTAGTAGTTTGTATTGttagtttgaaaattgaataaaataattcagcattccattttttatttttcttttggataAAAATTATGCCGCGATCAATGACTAGAGAGTATATATTGTTTGCTTATAATCGAAATTTCTCACCTCAGGATGCCAGTTCCACAACCTACATCCATAACCACAGCACCATTTAGGAGAGAGGGATTTTTCAAAATTGCCTGGCCATAAGCATCCATTCTCACCTACATAAAGAAAGCTAGGACATCTATAAAATGATGATAACAGTAGAGTGAAACATCTCACGGTGGATTTTCTTAAACCTGAAGCAAACAAATGCAAATACAATTCATACCTTATCACTTAACATCTCACGGTGGATGCCGTATGAGCTATAAGACCCAAAATAACTTTCATTAACCATCTTAATCTGCTTTTCCATGTGATTTTGAGATTTGGCCAACAAGAGCCCTTCTTCTCTAGCCTCATCAATTGAGGGCACATATGCTCTAGAGTTCTTGCCATTAACAAGTTCCTTGTCTGAAGAACTAGCCTGGTTCAAATGATCATTAGGAACAGAAGCAACCTTCTGGCTGCTACTCGTATCATGTACACCATCAGTAACTACCACATTTTTCAAATCAAGAGTGTCTATAGAGTTCTTCAAATCCATCATAAGATCTTCATCCATTGGTGGAATTTGCTCATCTTCCCCATCTTCATAATCAACAAAACTGTACAACAGTGAATCATCTTGCATAAAAGGTTTTAAATATCTATCATCATCCCACTTAATCTTTATATCACTTAAGTCAATTGCATCATGCAGATGATTCAGCAAGTCTTGGTTGGACTGACATGTCGATCCACAGCTCCAACATTTGTTATCTGCCAcctggtaaaaaaaaataaaagaaaccaaAACTTAGCAAAATGTAGAAGTAAATTTATTGAAACTCCATGCTCTGAACCTCAAAATCCAAACTTAAAGGAACATTCAAACAGATACACAAAATATATTGGTGGGGATCCACTTACACCGAGTGTAAGTCTTGTCATACTTATGacgaataaatttatataaattaccAATTTCACAAATGCTAGCAATCATTGATGAAACATTTCACTTCATAGATCAATTAAATTACATATCTATTGCTATTCGaatcttctaaattttttattatcaagaTAATATGATGTTATTCAATGATTGGATAGATGGAATTCATAAATTGAGTTCAGTTAATATTTTCTTACTTTGACGCCATTTTTACACAGAACCTTAGATTAACatctaaaaaggagaaaaaggaaagTGTAGAAATGGAAAGTAACCTGAGAGCGGATATAGTTAATAAGCTTGAAGGAGGAATAGAAATCCAAGGTAAGAGCATTTCGAGTGGCATGGAAATCGAAGTGGTGAATGGAAGCGCAATGTGCAAAAAGGGAATCGCAAGAAGCGTAGCGAGAATCACAGAAGAGGCAGAGCAATTCCGATTGTGGATCACCGTCGTCTCCTTCCCAGTCGTCCCATCCTTCTTCgccgtcttcttcttcttcttcttcataatcttcttcttcgtcttcgaTTCGTTTGAAAAGCTCTTCGTCTTGTTCGTCTTGCTTACCGTTGGAAGCCATGAGTGTTGTAAAAAGCTTAAACccttaaaaccctaaaaatcgaTTATGAAAAAGCGGCGACTACACATTATGGGGTGTAAGCTGAACTGTAATAGTAATAATttggaataaaatatctttaacaaaaaataaaatgattaattttaatgaattaatagtgtaaaaatttacacaattttttaactaaatttatatatttagatgactttttaaaaagtattaattACTTTTGAGCACATTTgtgtacaatttttttatactgcataaaaattgattttttttataaaatattttctttggcCAAGATAGTTTACCTTAgttatacttttaaaatattttgtaagaaTTTCCTCTATATTGAGGGAAATTGGAATTTCTTactttaagaaattaaaattcctcaatacaatttttttaatttgaaaagttctttttattagttactTAAATACATTATTTTACTATAGAGTAAGATTATAACATTTTTCAAATGATTAACTCAAACATATTCTTTAATTACTTTGCTCAATTTGAaccataattaattttagtatctTAAATTTAACATACTCAATTTGATctccaaattttataattatatccTTAAGAAAATCTGTTTAGTACATTCCCAACTCTACCACAATATTACCTCCAGCATCAACACCACTACCACCACCGTTTTGCTTTGTCTATAAGTTGTTCATTTCTAATTGTATAATTGATTTTGGGTAAaccttaaaaataaataaataaacccaCAACAACACAAACAAAGACTAATAAAAATTGTTACCATTTAACACACCAAATTGTTTATTTGATGAGATAATATTCAATTTGGCCCCTGAACTTACACTCGAGCCTCAATTTAGTCCTTGAAGTTTTAATTACCTCAATTTAGTccccaaaattttcaattaactcTGTGACAGAAACCACTGCAAGGACTAACgtgattaaaattttaaaagttcaGGGACTAAATTGAGGTAATTGAAACTTCAAAGACTAAATTGAAACTCGATTGTAACTTTAGGGACCAAACTGAgtattttctcttatttgactgttatcctattaaaaaaaaatcccatAATATCCAAGAAGGGAATTTGAATCCTCTAAGGCAAGATTTGTAAAATGAACAACTAATCATTCTCTCACTTCAAGGTGGAAATCTGAACAGTAAACGATATTTTTTCTGTTCAAGCAACAGTCTATCTTAAACAACTTTAAGAAACTACACATTCATATGCAATTgactaaacaaaaataatagcgGCTAAGAAGAAATAGATGAAAAGCAAGAGAAGGATTAAGGTATGTCGAAGTTGTAACAATGTGGAAGCGAGATTCCAAAGCATTGCAGAAGCGTTCACAGGATGAAAAGACAATCATTATTATACAAAGAGATATCTTAATAGGTACCCTCATCTGCAATCAAAGACATGTCTTATTAGTAACTTCATCTGCAGACAATGTAAGATcattaaaatgaaattaaagtaagAAATGCAGTGGAACTCTAAAGTGGCATTACCATCCCCTTCATCTGCATCATTAtaatcatcttcatcatcatcaaaatatTCATTCTGCAACATTTTAACTTAGTTAGAAACTTATTGTTGTACTTTCTCTTTTTAACATGaaaatcaaatcacaatactTTACACCTCTATGCTATTGTGCCTCATTAGAAGGAAAAAAATCATACCATTCGGCAGAGTAATCATAGAAAAAATAACTTCTCAAAGAGATATCAATTTGAACACGTCAATTGTCATATAGAATCTGcctcttataaaatttttcaaatagaGCAACACCAAAGAATATTTTAAAGAAACCTCACAAagagcaaaacaagaaaaacatcATGGAGAGAACCAACCGAGTTCAAAAATGCCAAAATTGAACATAAAAGTAGAGGTTACAATCATACCTGATgataatcatcatcaccaaattcttcttcctcctcaacCTCTTCATCATCtacattttcttcttcctctttttcttcttcattttctcctcctttattttccttttcatCTTTACCCTCTTTGACCTGcaagtgaaaagaaaaagtcaataaAATTTTCCATTGGACAAGTGGGTTAAAATCCCCCAACAGAAtgaataaaaaggaaaatttagTATTCTGTTCAGCAAAAGGCAATTTTCTTCCCAAAACTAATATACATGGCTCAAAGCTCCATGAGTTTTACAGATGATCAAGCGATGATGGCTTGGAGCTGGAGGAGATTTGCAGCAACGACTATGTTGGAGGTAGAAGAGGCAATGATAATGGAGCGGAAGCTATGATGAAAGTGGAGGAAACAACACTGGTGGCAACAGtgataacaacaataatggaaCCTCCAAGGTACCAATTCCACAACAGCCATTCCCCCACCAATcctaacaatatatatatatatatattgaattcgGAAACTTGCAACTGTAAGCATAGGTGAAGACTAAAGATGCATAGGAATCCCTATCGATATTAAGATGAATCCATAAATCAATTGTAAATATTGAAAACATATAGGCACTAACTGTAAGCATAGGTGCTCTACCTGGTTCTTTTTCTCTAGCTGTTCGAAGAAATCAATTCGCTTAATACCTGCCACACAACCATAGTCATCAGCAAGAAGAAAAATCTCCAAGAAATAAGTATACATACTGCTCAACAGTGCAGCATATATGCAACTTAAAGTAGTAAAAAGTTCAATAAGTTCTTCAAAGCTCACAAATCAATTTACTAATAAACAAAAGAGACAGGTCATTTAAAATCATCAAACCTGACTCTGGGTTCCACCGAAATCTTTTACGGTTTGGACGCCTAGCTGTAGCTGTACCTGAAAAACACCATATTATGGttaaaaaagattaattaaCAAGAACCGAAAATGCATAATAAACATCAAAACATTTTCTGATACAGGATGCAACCGCTGCAGTGAAAGAAAATTCCAATGATTTCATACCTCGAACCAACTCCTTAGGGAATTCCTTGAACACTAAAATCTGCGATAAAGAATCACGAGTAAATGTTGTCTTGTTCCTGTCAGAAAATCTTTCTACATGCATCCTTTTGTTCTCTGAAAGCAAAAGCAAGAAAATTTGTACATCGAATGAAGTTTTAACTTCTTAACACAATAAATGCTAGTATTCTTGACTTCCTGTTGGGGGATGGAGAAGGCATAAGGCAGATATTCAAGTACAAAAATGAATAGGATCGCACACGagcaaaaataagtaaaaagtTTTAGAAGCTGTATGTGCAGCTTTAGTGGGTACAATTACAATTATGTGCTCATATTCCATTCCAGGAGCCAATTCACTCTTAACTGGTGTGGCGATGTGTAAGTGTGTATCATAAGCTCTATGCCTCTATGATTACTTAATGGCCAAGATAGATATATAATGCATACAGAAAGAAGACAGAAGGGTTAAGGTTACCTTCTGTTTCCTCGATAAGATAAGGAGAGGCTTTCCAATAATTTTGAAGCCTGGCATTGCGTCGTAGCAAGTCCTTCATGAGAGTATCATCATGATTGACTTTATTAGAAGGCAAAGTAACATCCTGCAGGGAGCAATTAGCAGCAAGAAGGCTAGAGATTAGGGATGGGATGCAATGGGAGAAGCTATGCAGTTTCAGTTAGTCACCTCAGGGAAGAGTTCAAACTCCATTTCTCTCGCATATGTCATCATACCGCGGCCTCCTCCCCATCCCCCTCGGCCACGTCCTCGTCCTCTGCCTGACATCTGCCACCATCACAATTTTAGTGagataacaacaacaacaacatcatcaaCATAATTAAGGAACCATTTTATTTGAAAACCAGGGAGAATGAGGGCACTTGATCAAGGTAAACACCATATAAACATGCTATGAAATAGAAAGATAAGCAGCGGAGAACATGAACATAGCATACGGCTCAAACCatatttgaataaattataaattatattaactcAAATACTCCCAAACCAAGCCAAAACGCAAAAACTTGCCTTTCAAAGTGAACGCTCACATGCAGTTGTCTTCGATAGAAGTTGAAAGTTAAAAGCtgttagataataattttgtcaaacatatcaaattatAGTAACTTCAAATGAAGACAACTGCAGGTGAGTTTCTACCCTTTCAAAAGAGAAGCATAAGATCAAACAGATGGTGAGCATCTAAAAATACAGTACAGAACGGAACCATGCCACGATTAATTGATCGATCAAAATCAATTTGCATGATGTTAAATGAAAAAAAGGAACTAATACTCACATTGAAAGGCAACTATGAAGTTGATGATGACGTGGCTCCTTGTGGTTGAGTTGAGTTGAATTGCGTTTCTCTCTCACTTCCTGCTGGCGGCACCGCCGGTTTGTTACCGCAGCAGGTAAATTAAAACCGAAACATAATAAAAGGGCAAGACCAGTGGGTAAGGAATTTTGAAGTAACAaacatttttgaatatttttcattgaaaaatactactaagtatttggatattatttttttaaaagatttattagAAATAAACTGCTAAAATGATactcaaaaattaatattattttgtttgataAATTAATCCTTAACAAatctaaaaatataacaaaataataaaaatataataattaaaaaatatttttttatgtttaataaataatttgaatatttttgtaaaaatattaaaattattatttaaaaagtaaataaagaaaaataacaataactaTTTAGAATGTGTCATATGTTATATTCTTAATATAATATGTCATACTTAACTATGACACATAAAAGCCAgtgaattataatttaaataacatattttttcATCCTCATTTAGAGATATTGAATTCGAGTCATTCctaagtttgaaaaaaaaaactacgacacaaaaaaaaaatcaaataaattcagttggtttaaaaaaaattatcgaaCAATTTTTAACATCAAATTAACTCatgatcttttaaaaattatatctaaaattttctaataattttttcctCCAAATCTTCGTTATATTAgaatgttgttttttttttgttttgaaatcatCTTAATAACATGGGGTTAACAATGTTTATAACAAGCATATTTTATAGccttaaaaaaatactttttaaccTAATGTGACAACGTGTGATtcaatcttaaaaattttaaatgttacttattttcttcaaatatatctttaaaGTAAATTATAGTATTAtaccaaaaataattcaaaacatttaaaaatttgataactCAGCATATGTCTTTTGTATTACACTCTTCCAATTGGGCACTCCTTAGCAAACATAAGTTACAAGCTATATAcataagagtttaattttgatgcaatgGCAGTATAAAGCATTTTACGCAGTCGTGTACAGCCGTTTTTTTGGATAACCATTCACGTGGTTAATGtgaaagataattatttttactgataTAGCATTATATAATTGGATGTAcgtataaaaactattttatactaaaagtacatcaaaattaaatccaATAATATAACGAATAATGAATAACTAGATGCTAAATTAAGAATTAAAGAATTTATTAAATTAGGAGTGAAGGTCATTTTCTTAAGATCCACAAAGATGTACAAAATCAATCACAAATACAGAAAGACAGAAAACTGCAGCAACAGAGCCAAACATTCAAATTTATCACAGcccaacattttcttttttgggGGTATGAACTGTGAACAACCATGAGCCCCTTACAGCTGCTATTATAATGTACAAACATTATTAGTAGTGACCAAAATACATACTACTTGTCACCAATTCAGTTTCTAAATAATGGGGTGATTCAGTCAAACACTAACATCAGTAACATGAAAACTACAACACAAGAAAATTGTTAATAGTTCAAACCTATGGTGACCAAGTAGAAATGGTGCCAGAACCAAGAAAGTTTAGTTTACATACTATTTAGTATTTACCACCCACATTATTAATCTCTTGGGCGGGCGAGCCAGAGGGAACTAAGAGCGCGCAGCCTTGAAAAATAGTCGTGTATTGCAAGGAGAGCACGAGCCGATTGGCGAGTAGTCAATATGCGGTGCATTTGTTGCAATGTCTGCTGGCGCAAATTGTCAGCCTTGTCGATCACCACCGTAGAAATGAAGAATTTAGTTGGTAGTTATAAAATGGATGCGTTTgacataattaattttcatgAAATGCAGTCTTAAAACTATAAATTTCTTGGTCAATATTTCCAGAAGATGTGGTAATGGCACAGATTTGTTTGCCGATAACTACTCATATGAAGATATCTTCATGTGAAGATGATAGATAAGAATTGTTAAATGGTTCGACATATTTGACGAAGCCATTTTATAAATTGTGTGTCACCATCTTAACTATCATCTTCACGTGAAGACATCGGGATGTGAATAGCTACCTTGTTTGCTAGGTGGAAAATGTTTTTTATCAATTGCAAAATTATTAGGAAATcaagatttgaataaaagatactTTGTTAATATCTTCAAAAGAATTATAC harbors:
- the LOC107471992 gene encoding probable protein arginine N-methyltransferase 3, which produces MASNGKQDEQDEELFKRIEDEEEDYEEEEEEDGEEGWDDWEGDDGDPQSELLCLFCDSRYASCDSLFAHCASIHHFDFHATRNALTLDFYSSFKLINYIRSQVADNKCWSCGSTCQSNQDLLNHLHDAIDLSDIKIKWDDDRYLKPFMQDDSLLYSFVDYEDGEDEQIPPMDEDLMMDLKNSIDTLDLKNVVVTDGVHDTSSSQKVASVPNDHLNQASSSDKELVNGKNSRAYVPSIDEAREEGLLLAKSQNHMEKQIKMVNESYFGSYSSYGIHREMLSDKVRMDAYGQAILKNPSLLNGAVVMDVGCGTGILSLFAAQAGASRVIAVEASTKMAAVASQVAKDNGLLLDKSQCGVNGHQKGVVEVIHGMVEEIDKNVGIKPHSVDVLLSEWMGYCLLYESMLDSVLYARDRWLKTGGAILPDTATIFVAGFGKGGTSLPFWENVCEFDMSFIGKELVKDAAQIPIVDVVDSQDLVTSSAVLQTFDLATMKPNDVNFTATATLEPKSRVLEYGEMRVDSETCCRCYGVVLWFETGFTSRFCREAPTVLSTSPYTPKTHWSQTILTFKEPVEIGFQKGNNGDLAAIGTEDFPAAKVDVRVSIVRSTEHRSIDISLEVVGVSPDGRRRSWPAQFFSLQ
- the LOC107472038 gene encoding uncharacterized protein LOC107472038: MSGRGRGRGRGGWGGGRGMMTYAREMEFELFPEDVTLPSNKVNHDDTLMKDLLRRNARLQNYWKASPYLIEETEENKRMHVERFSDRNKTTFTRDSLSQILVFKEFPKELVRGTATARRPNRKRFRWNPESGIKRIDFFEQLEKKNQVKEGKDEKENKGGENEEEKEEEENVDDEEVEEEEEFGDDDYHQNEYFDDDEDDYNDADEGDDEGTY